A stretch of Exiguobacterium sp. BMC-KP DNA encodes these proteins:
- a CDS encoding FMN-dependent NADH-azoreductase: MSHLLFIEANDSTHQKKGISSELNAAFLNAYRETHPDDKITVLNLFEERLPFFDLKLANAASRLFKGEELTGEYATHAQRLQEYLNGFLDADKVVFSFPMWNLTVPAPLHNYMDYLAQAGQTFRYTAEGSIGLVENKQVLLIHSRGGDYSTQDKAPSEHAVRYMLDLLAFFGINDVSTVILEGHQQYPERASELIDQALISCKKMGEQF; encoded by the coding sequence ATGTCACACTTACTATTCATCGAAGCAAACGATAGTACGCATCAAAAAAAAGGCATTAGCTCTGAATTGAACGCTGCCTTCTTGAATGCTTATCGTGAAACTCATCCTGATGACAAGATTACGGTTTTGAATTTATTCGAGGAACGACTTCCCTTTTTTGACTTGAAACTTGCGAACGCGGCAAGTCGACTATTTAAAGGAGAAGAATTAACCGGGGAGTATGCCACACATGCGCAACGACTTCAAGAATACCTAAATGGATTCTTAGACGCCGATAAGGTTGTCTTTTCATTTCCGATGTGGAACTTAACGGTTCCGGCACCGCTTCACAACTATATGGATTATCTCGCTCAAGCTGGGCAAACATTCCGGTATACAGCGGAAGGATCGATTGGTTTAGTAGAAAATAAACAAGTATTATTGATTCATTCACGCGGCGGCGATTACTCGACTCAAGACAAAGCACCAAGCGAACATGCAGTTCGCTATATGCTAGACTTGTTAGCATTCTTTGGAATTAATGATGTATCGACTGTCATTTTAGAAGGACATCAGCAATATCCGGAACGTGCATCTGAATTAATTGATCAGGCACTTATCTCATGTAAAAAAATGGGAGAACAGTTCTAA
- a CDS encoding helix-turn-helix domain-containing protein, which produces MSHLSSSIGYEIKRIRREKNMTQAELSEGICSQAEISKVENGKNSPTIDWLQQVAKRLKVPLSMLFEDHLRSDMYTSYDQQLLRLLQGHQFEEACIIIDDIKNKIDYDEIKFLAMYYEIIIHEKRNFRTYLETISEFKQLLMNTSLQFKSPTLYLRIKMAIAISFIEHEKFDSAEKNFQELLQFNFDTIELKKVRIKILYNYAKQLSEQNRNQIGLEVTEQGIQESLQIEDGQLLGQLYYQRGYFKKKLNGNPSDIQRDFTMAYSLFRTFNLSVHEKILLEKNGSFVLFRV; this is translated from the coding sequence ATGAGTCATTTATCTTCATCAATCGGATATGAAATCAAACGGATTCGAAGAGAAAAAAACATGACTCAAGCAGAGTTAAGTGAGGGGATATGTAGTCAAGCTGAAATTAGTAAGGTGGAAAATGGTAAAAATTCACCAACAATTGATTGGTTACAACAAGTTGCGAAACGTCTTAAGGTACCACTGTCCATGTTGTTTGAAGATCATCTTCGGAGTGATATGTATACATCTTATGATCAACAATTATTGAGATTGTTACAAGGTCATCAATTTGAAGAAGCCTGCATCATTATTGATGATATAAAAAACAAAATAGACTATGATGAGATAAAATTTTTAGCAATGTATTATGAAATTATCATTCATGAAAAACGAAATTTTAGAACTTATCTCGAAACCATTAGTGAATTTAAACAATTATTGATGAATACGTCATTACAATTCAAATCTCCAACGCTTTATTTAAGAATTAAAATGGCAATCGCGATTTCTTTTATTGAGCATGAGAAATTTGATTCAGCAGAAAAAAACTTTCAAGAATTGCTTCAATTTAATTTTGATACGATTGAACTGAAAAAGGTTCGAATTAAGATTCTCTACAATTATGCGAAGCAACTATCCGAACAAAATCGAAATCAAATTGGTTTAGAGGTTACTGAACAAGGTATTCAAGAGAGCTTGCAAATTGAGGATGGTCAACTGTTAGGTCAATTGTATTATCAAAGAGGTTACTTTAAAAAAAAATTGAATGGTAACCCCTCTGACATACAACGTGACTTTACAATGGCGTATTCATTATTCCGTACATTCAATCTATCTGTTCATGAGAAAATCTTACTTGAAAAAAATGGATCCTTTGTTTTATTTCGTGTTTAG
- a CDS encoding phage holin: MNEKTVAFIRLAVPLYAMLNATLLAMGYDPLPFESEKVDGFVTGAIGVIGLIIAWWKNNNITSEAQGMQKALDDKKAYNKLKDI; the protein is encoded by the coding sequence ATGAACGAAAAAACAGTTGCTTTTATCCGCCTCGCCGTTCCGTTGTATGCAATGCTCAATGCGACTCTGCTTGCGATGGGGTACGATCCACTTCCGTTCGAATCGGAAAAGGTGGACGGATTCGTCACGGGTGCGATCGGTGTCATCGGTCTCATCATCGCCTGGTGGAAGAACAACAACATCACGTCGGAAGCGCAAGGTATGCAGAAGGCGCTAGACGATAAGAAAGCCTACAACAAACTCAAAGACATCTAA
- a CDS encoding putative bifunctional diguanylate cyclase/phosphodiesterase, which produces MNTQRRSSNSLQYHREIRANYQLFGMIIFVLTSCGAILYIIANVFSRSGLNGDDWLRAIIIASAGLVQYFIGKSTLSDRLKPHMMSSVFLLIPYIYYPFIDRGVQTVWACALLFILASLVVINRTMLMYATSITTVSLLYIWYQTPSLENTTMFASDHIARIGLILIATIISLLIHNQYVTRLERNIDYLARLQEQAFTDPVTGLSNRSSFVIEVEKKKQEGDLICLVDLDDFKTVNDAFGYRTGDRTLHIIGRRLMNRFADCTIAKASGSAFLMHAPKHYDARTLCDEILSSVSERVQIDFKQINVTASIGVSYMNEETTDHVINDAEIALFTAKSNRKNTFAITDLATQNERKRALQLTRDLYDAELDRDFFVLFQPQVNAKTRQITGVEALIRWNHPEYGLVPPIEFIPLAERTRFIETLGNWVMRQACFQGKVWLEEGKEPLTISVNVSPWELRQPDFTDRVLAILKQSGFPPSLLEIEMTEHIFIEGTDQITETLNALHLYGIRIALDDFGTGFSSMQPLVELPFDQLKIPKEIVQEAIQSEKKRAMIETIIQLGKRLEMTIVAEGIELEEEAALLEQLGCHTLQGYLFHRPLQPRQLEDYLVMYREG; this is translated from the coding sequence GTGAATACACAGCGACGTTCTTCCAACAGTCTGCAATATCATCGAGAAATTCGGGCAAACTATCAGTTGTTCGGGATGATCATTTTTGTATTGACGAGTTGTGGTGCCATTTTATACATTATCGCAAATGTCTTCAGTCGCTCTGGTTTAAATGGAGATGATTGGCTACGGGCAATCATTATAGCGAGCGCTGGACTAGTTCAATATTTTATCGGTAAAAGTACGTTGTCGGATCGATTAAAGCCACATATGATGTCGAGCGTTTTTTTATTGATTCCATACATTTATTATCCGTTTATTGATCGCGGTGTTCAAACAGTTTGGGCATGCGCACTTCTTTTCATTTTAGCGTCTCTTGTCGTCATCAACCGAACGATGCTAATGTATGCAACGAGTATCACGACGGTTTCACTTCTTTATATTTGGTATCAAACTCCGTCACTTGAAAATACCACGATGTTTGCATCTGATCATATCGCGCGAATCGGACTCATCTTGATTGCAACGATCATTAGTTTATTGATCCATAATCAATACGTTACTCGCCTCGAAAGAAATATCGACTACTTAGCTCGTTTACAAGAACAAGCTTTCACTGATCCTGTGACAGGATTATCAAATCGCTCTTCTTTTGTCATCGAAGTGGAGAAGAAGAAACAAGAAGGCGACTTGATTTGCCTTGTTGATCTTGACGATTTTAAAACGGTTAATGATGCATTCGGTTATCGAACAGGTGACCGTACCTTACACATCATTGGTAGGAGATTAATGAATCGTTTTGCAGATTGCACGATTGCGAAAGCGAGTGGAAGTGCCTTTTTAATGCATGCACCAAAACATTACGATGCAAGAACTCTTTGTGACGAGATTTTATCGAGTGTATCAGAACGCGTTCAAATTGATTTTAAGCAAATTAATGTCACCGCGAGCATCGGTGTTTCGTATATGAATGAAGAAACAACGGACCATGTCATCAATGATGCTGAAATTGCCTTATTTACTGCTAAATCAAATCGGAAAAACACCTTTGCAATTACAGATTTAGCAACTCAGAACGAACGAAAACGAGCACTTCAGCTAACGCGCGACTTATATGATGCAGAGTTGGATCGTGACTTTTTTGTTTTATTTCAACCTCAAGTCAATGCAAAAACGAGACAAATTACTGGAGTAGAGGCTTTAATCCGTTGGAATCATCCAGAATACGGTCTTGTTCCACCTATTGAGTTCATCCCACTCGCCGAACGGACTCGTTTCATTGAGACACTAGGTAATTGGGTCATGCGTCAAGCGTGTTTCCAAGGAAAAGTATGGTTGGAAGAGGGGAAGGAACCTTTAACGATTTCAGTGAATGTTTCGCCATGGGAATTGCGTCAACCAGATTTTACGGATCGCGTATTAGCGATCTTAAAACAGTCAGGTTTTCCTCCATCATTACTCGAAATCGAGATGACGGAGCATATTTTTATTGAAGGAACGGATCAAATTACCGAGACGCTGAATGCATTACATTTGTATGGTATTCGGATTGCCTTGGATGATTTCGGGACGGGCTTCTCATCGATGCAACCGTTAGTTGAGCTACCGTTCGATCAGTTAAAGATTCCAAAAGAAATCGTCCAAGAAGCCATTCAGTCTGAGAAGAAGCGGGCGATGATCGAGACGATCATTCAGTTAGGAAAACGATTAGAGATGACAATCGTAGCCGAAGGTATTGAATTAGAAGAAGAGGCGGCATTGCTCGAACAATTAGGATGCCATACGTTGCAAGGGTATCTCTTTCATCGACCATTACAACCGCGCCAATTAGAAGATTATTTAGTGATGTACCGGGAAGGATAA
- a CDS encoding helix-turn-helix domain-containing protein — MHPVIHSVGDKIKQERKKQRMTQKDLCEGICSQAEISKIENGRNSPTIDLLQQICRRLRIPMSLFFEDEIVSQKLNEIDQKMIRHLREKTYSNMANDLELYKKSNSAIEIQILIRYHQELLEYERGNVDFRTCIASLLQVVRLQGVEEKSFLLYTRIQMVIAVLYTNHEEYTHAHQIYKELLTLSYQTREYKKIRMKIMYNFIRNLVDSERFEEGLQEVQQVIEETKQLQDLTYLGQFYFQKGILLEALNLSEVSVREAYTTAYSFFIATKNYSYLKILNTYFFENILFPIDESE, encoded by the coding sequence ATGCATCCAGTCATTCATTCCGTTGGCGATAAAATTAAGCAAGAAAGAAAAAAACAGAGAATGACACAAAAAGATCTTTGTGAAGGAATTTGTAGTCAAGCTGAGATCAGTAAAATTGAAAACGGTCGGAATTCTCCGACGATCGATTTGCTCCAGCAGATTTGTCGAAGACTACGTATACCGATGTCGTTATTTTTTGAAGATGAAATCGTCTCACAAAAATTGAATGAGATTGATCAAAAGATGATTCGTCATTTACGAGAAAAGACTTACTCAAATATGGCAAATGATTTAGAGTTATATAAAAAATCAAATAGCGCTATCGAAATTCAAATTTTAATTCGATATCATCAAGAATTACTAGAGTATGAGAGAGGGAATGTTGATTTTCGGACATGTATCGCCTCATTGTTGCAAGTGGTGAGACTGCAGGGAGTTGAAGAAAAGTCATTTCTTCTGTATACACGAATTCAAATGGTAATTGCTGTTCTCTATACGAATCATGAAGAATACACACATGCTCATCAAATTTATAAAGAACTGCTAACGTTATCTTATCAAACACGAGAATATAAAAAGATTCGAATGAAAATCATGTATAATTTCATAAGAAATTTAGTTGATTCTGAACGCTTCGAAGAAGGATTACAGGAAGTTCAGCAAGTGATCGAAGAGACGAAACAACTACAAGATTTAACGTACCTCGGGCAGTTCTACTTTCAAAAAGGTATTCTTTTAGAAGCATTAAACTTATCGGAAGTTTCTGTGAGAGAAGCTTATACGACTGCCTATTCTTTTTTTATTGCGACAAAGAACTATTCGTACCTAAAAATTCTTAATACGTATTTTTTTGAGAATATCTTATTCCCGATAGATGAAAGTGAGTGA
- a CDS encoding helix-turn-helix domain-containing protein, which produces MEIEAFGQHIKKLRIDRNLTQTELAKDVCSQAELSKIENGKIMPTIDIVQRLSQNLHISTAQLFIDLNETSLFQQYDIQLSDFSRRHRYDDMLDFIKQTPNDLPSSVQLLIRYFEWIAREGKKDIDYRTCISQLLYLSDQKQMEIEYPSIFLRIKMSVANYYYLNHHYQYARKVYEELLEYDYLTYDLMKLKSKIMYNFAQQLYFQSDFKKGLQITEEGIQSSLERKDTSLLGHFFYQRGCFYEELEYSRKDIQEAFTHAYTIFHALDNHNHAEIVLNGKGDFLYFEF; this is translated from the coding sequence GTGGAAATCGAAGCATTCGGTCAACATATCAAAAAACTACGTATTGATAGAAATTTAACGCAAACAGAATTAGCAAAGGATGTATGTAGCCAAGCAGAGTTGAGTAAAATTGAAAATGGAAAGATTATGCCGACGATAGATATTGTTCAACGGTTATCTCAAAATCTCCATATTTCAACGGCTCAGCTCTTCATTGATCTGAATGAGACAAGTCTATTTCAACAATATGATATACAATTGTCTGATTTTTCTAGAAGACACCGTTATGATGACATGCTTGATTTCATCAAACAAACACCGAATGATTTACCTTCATCTGTTCAATTATTGATTCGTTATTTTGAGTGGATAGCTCGTGAAGGCAAAAAAGATATCGATTATCGAACTTGTATTTCTCAACTACTCTACTTATCAGATCAAAAACAAATGGAAATCGAATATCCTTCCATTTTCTTAAGAATCAAAATGTCTGTCGCAAACTATTATTATTTAAATCATCATTATCAATATGCAAGAAAAGTATACGAAGAATTATTAGAGTATGATTATTTGACATATGATTTGATGAAACTAAAATCTAAAATCATGTATAATTTTGCGCAGCAGCTATATTTTCAATCTGATTTTAAAAAGGGACTACAAATAACAGAAGAAGGTATCCAATCATCTCTTGAGAGAAAAGATACGTCATTGTTAGGTCATTTTTTTTATCAACGAGGTTGTTTTTATGAAGAGTTAGAATACTCACGTAAAGACATTCAAGAAGCATTTACTCACGCGTACACCATATTTCACGCATTAGACAATCATAATCACGCTGAAATAGTATTAAATGGTAAAGGCGATTTTTTATACTTTGAATTTTAA
- a CDS encoding transporter substrate-binding domain-containing protein, protein MKKTMQWTGLLIAGSSILLSACGQQEEKTTAFDKIQKEGTIVVATAGTLYPTSYHDEKSNKLTGFDVEVVKEVANRLDLKVKFKEMSFDGMLTSVNTGQVDLAANDITITDDRKEKFAFSKPYKYTYGTAIVRKSDLSGIKSLEDLKGKKAAGEATTTYMQIAKKYGAKEVTYDNATNDQYLRDVSNGRTDVILNDYYLQTLAVDFFKDFDITIHPDIAYNPSQVGLIMDLDNKELQSNINEQLDKMKEDGTLKDISKQFYAGKDVSQMPDVKTTIVDVN, encoded by the coding sequence ATGAAAAAAACAATGCAATGGACGGGGCTCTTGATCGCAGGTAGCTCAATCCTATTAAGTGCATGCGGTCAGCAAGAAGAGAAGACAACCGCATTTGATAAGATCCAAAAAGAAGGGACAATCGTCGTCGCGACGGCTGGTACACTGTACCCGACATCTTATCATGATGAAAAAAGTAATAAATTGACGGGCTTTGATGTTGAAGTCGTCAAGGAAGTAGCAAATCGTTTGGATTTAAAAGTGAAATTCAAAGAGATGTCATTTGATGGCATGTTAACTAGCGTGAATACAGGTCAAGTGGATCTTGCTGCTAACGATATTACGATCACTGATGATCGAAAAGAAAAATTCGCTTTCTCAAAACCATACAAATATACGTATGGAACGGCAATCGTTCGAAAAAGTGATTTATCAGGAATCAAGTCACTGGAAGACTTGAAAGGTAAAAAAGCTGCTGGCGAAGCCACTACGACGTATATGCAAATCGCTAAAAAATATGGCGCGAAAGAAGTCACATACGATAATGCGACGAACGATCAATATCTACGTGATGTCTCAAATGGGCGGACAGATGTTATCTTAAATGACTATTACTTGCAAACACTTGCTGTCGATTTCTTCAAGGACTTCGATATTACGATCCATCCTGATATTGCTTACAATCCGAGTCAAGTCGGGTTGATCATGGACTTGGATAACAAGGAACTCCAATCCAACATTAACGAGCAACTTGATAAAATGAAGGAAGACGGTACCTTAAAAGACATTTCGAAGCAGTTTTATGCCGGAAAAGATGTCTCCCAAATGCCTGACGTCAAAACGACGATCGTCGATGTGAACTGA
- a CDS encoding MalY/PatB family protein, with translation MEQTNFDEQIEKRNTGSVKWDGLPSLYGSDELIPMWVADMDVRPPHHLTERLTRRAATGHFGYSMFEDEAKQAILHWFQKRYDIPVKAESILYSSGVVPGLAHTLLALTEPDDQIIIQTPVYPPFHQIIESNQRQIVENPLLLEGETYRTDFALLAQQMQSAQMMILCSPHNPSGKVFSKEELSQIVELAKQHDVYLVSDEIHADLVYKGSAHTPILAFDYEKLILVSAPSKTFNIPGLYASYLIVPDLSIRQRIEKVQQRHFVHPNALASTAITAAYGDAMSEQWLSQLLVYLEGNRDHAVQRIRQEMPKLEVVVPEATFLLWIDFKALELDNKTRADWLVKEAKLALTHGSSFGSGGETFERLNIGCPRAQLDQALDRLSTAYQRFWIH, from the coding sequence ATGGAACAGACCAATTTCGATGAACAAATTGAGAAACGAAATACGGGATCCGTTAAATGGGACGGACTCCCTTCGCTTTATGGATCAGATGAATTGATTCCAATGTGGGTCGCTGATATGGATGTCCGTCCGCCACATCATCTGACAGAACGATTGACTAGACGTGCTGCCACTGGTCATTTCGGCTATTCAATGTTCGAAGATGAAGCAAAGCAAGCTATTCTTCACTGGTTTCAAAAACGATATGATATTCCCGTCAAAGCCGAATCGATTCTTTACTCAAGCGGAGTCGTTCCTGGACTTGCACATACTTTACTTGCATTGACTGAACCAGATGATCAAATCATCATCCAGACACCTGTCTATCCTCCATTTCACCAGATCATCGAGTCCAATCAACGACAGATTGTTGAAAACCCGCTCCTTCTAGAAGGCGAAACGTATCGAACTGACTTTGCTCTCCTTGCGCAACAAATGCAATCAGCACAGATGATGATTCTTTGTAGTCCTCACAATCCAAGTGGTAAAGTCTTTTCGAAAGAAGAGTTATCTCAAATCGTGGAGTTAGCGAAGCAACACGATGTCTATCTTGTATCTGATGAAATCCATGCCGATCTTGTTTATAAAGGTTCCGCGCATACACCTATACTTGCCTTTGATTATGAAAAACTGATTTTAGTCAGCGCTCCCTCTAAAACGTTTAACATTCCTGGGTTATATGCCTCTTATCTGATCGTACCCGATCTTTCGATTCGTCAACGAATCGAGAAAGTCCAGCAACGCCATTTCGTTCATCCCAATGCATTGGCTTCAACTGCTATCACAGCAGCATACGGTGATGCTATGAGTGAACAGTGGCTCTCACAATTACTTGTTTATTTAGAAGGCAATCGTGACCATGCGGTTCAACGTATTCGTCAAGAAATGCCGAAATTAGAAGTCGTTGTTCCAGAAGCGACTTTCCTTTTATGGATCGACTTCAAGGCTCTTGAACTCGATAATAAAACGCGCGCCGACTGGCTTGTCAAAGAAGCAAAACTCGCTTTGACACACGGTTCTTCGTTCGGATCAGGTGGCGAAACATTTGAGCGCTTAAACATCGGATGCCCTCGTGCGCAATTAGATCAAGCATTAGACCGTTTAAGCACCGCATATCAACGGTTTTGGATCCATTAA
- a CDS encoding helix-turn-helix domain-containing protein has protein sequence MIDLTTSSIGKKIKMLRLEKGMTQKELCKGICSQAEISKIENGRNTPTIDLLQQICRKLRISISLFFSDEQVSQKLNEIDQQMLRHFREKTYGEMSAELTHYSKSTTIFEIKIFLHYYQVLLEYERGNIDFRSCITSLLQLVAQKEIMKKSFLLYIRIQMAIAVLYTNHEEYTHSHQIYEGILKMPYQTREYKKIKMKIMYNYLRNLYRLKRFEEGLREVEQVIEETKNLQDLTYLGHFYYQKGFFLESLHAAKNDIREAYTIAYSFFIATNNHAYQKILEVHLSELLLFPIDESE, from the coding sequence ATGATAGATTTGACAACTTCATCGATTGGCAAAAAAATTAAGATGTTACGATTAGAAAAAGGGATGACTCAAAAGGAACTATGCAAAGGCATTTGTAGTCAAGCTGAAATTAGTAAAATCGAGAATGGAAGAAACACTCCAACAATTGATTTATTACAACAGATTTGTAGAAAACTACGAATATCCATTTCTTTATTTTTTTCGGATGAACAAGTTTCTCAAAAGTTGAACGAAATTGACCAGCAAATGTTACGTCATTTTCGAGAAAAAACATATGGAGAAATGTCAGCGGAGTTAACTCATTATTCCAAATCAACAACTATATTTGAAATTAAAATTTTTCTTCACTATTATCAAGTCCTGCTTGAATATGAAAGAGGAAATATTGATTTCCGTTCATGTATTACATCATTGCTTCAATTAGTCGCGCAGAAGGAAATCATGAAAAAGTCATTTCTGCTTTATATTCGAATTCAAATGGCAATTGCAGTTTTATATACGAATCACGAAGAATATACGCATTCTCATCAAATTTATGAAGGCATATTGAAAATGCCTTATCAGACTCGTGAATATAAAAAAATTAAAATGAAAATCATGTACAATTATTTAAGGAACTTATATAGACTAAAGCGATTCGAAGAAGGATTACGGGAAGTAGAGCAAGTGATTGAAGAGACAAAAAACTTGCAAGATCTCACGTATCTTGGTCACTTTTATTATCAAAAAGGTTTCTTTTTGGAATCCTTACATGCCGCTAAGAATGATATTAGAGAAGCATATACGATTGCCTATTCCTTTTTCATTGCAACAAACAATCATGCTTACCAAAAAATCCTTGAAGTACATTTATCAGAACTGTTGTTATTCCCAATAGATGAAAGCGAGTGA
- a CDS encoding DUF3800 domain-containing protein produces the protein MQTITFYADDSGVLHKKEESGHFVYGGFVFLDKAVRERTTRRYRKLALSICKDLGIAEAKACFLQNKHKRSLMGIMKDVESFSVITEIEHMYDSIMEDKLSRHRFKDYALKMAIKRKLEVLIRENKVNPNAPTHLNIFIDEQPTSTNGYYGLEESIHEEFSKGIVSFDYSTVRKKLFNSTLRVNIQYKTSHNDFMIQASDILANRIWNLARKRQMTQLNLDNHNCIRCPK, from the coding sequence ATGCAGACAATAACATTTTACGCAGACGATTCTGGAGTTCTACATAAAAAAGAAGAATCAGGACATTTTGTTTATGGTGGATTCGTATTCTTGGATAAAGCAGTTCGAGAAAGAACTACACGACGATACCGTAAATTGGCATTGAGCATTTGTAAGGACCTTGGAATTGCAGAAGCCAAAGCTTGTTTTTTACAAAATAAACATAAAAGATCTTTAATGGGGATAATGAAAGACGTTGAATCATTTTCGGTGATTACCGAAATCGAGCATATGTATGATAGTATAATGGAAGACAAACTTTCTCGACATCGTTTTAAAGATTATGCTCTGAAGATGGCTATAAAAAGAAAACTTGAAGTATTAATAAGAGAAAACAAAGTAAACCCGAATGCCCCAACTCATTTAAATATTTTTATTGATGAGCAACCGACATCGACCAATGGTTACTATGGTTTAGAAGAGTCGATACACGAAGAATTTTCTAAAGGTATTGTCAGTTTCGATTATTCCACGGTTAGAAAAAAGCTGTTTAATTCTACATTACGAGTCAACATTCAATACAAAACTTCTCATAATGATTTTATGATACAAGCTAGTGATATATTAGCGAATCGAATTTGGAACTTAGCGCGAAAAAGACAAATGACGCAACTAAATTTGGACAATCACAACTGCATTAGATGTCCAAAATAA
- a CDS encoding amino acid ABC transporter permease, which translates to MSSIDWRSVFNPELAVESFPYILSGLGQTLWISLLSMAIGLGIGLILALCRLSHLRLLRIGASAYISFMRGVPILVLLFMLYFGLPVINIQLDALTAAITGFSLNSAAYMAEIIRSSLLSIDSGQEEAAASLGLSKYRTFVGIILPQAIRIAIPPLSNVLLDLVKASSLAAMITVPEIFQKAKIVGGREFDYMTVYFVVAFIYWGICSCIAVIQEILERRFARYL; encoded by the coding sequence ATGTCATCGATTGATTGGCGGTCCGTCTTTAACCCGGAATTAGCGGTCGAATCATTTCCTTATATTTTGAGTGGACTGGGTCAGACGCTATGGATTTCTTTGCTCAGCATGGCTATTGGTCTCGGAATTGGTTTAATTCTTGCTCTTTGTCGTCTATCTCACCTTCGACTATTACGCATTGGAGCCAGTGCCTACATCTCATTTATGCGCGGTGTTCCGATTCTTGTATTGCTGTTCATGTTATATTTCGGACTGCCAGTCATTAACATTCAACTGGACGCGTTAACGGCTGCAATTACTGGTTTTAGTTTGAATAGTGCCGCGTACATGGCAGAGATTATTCGTTCTTCCTTACTATCGATTGACAGTGGACAGGAAGAGGCCGCAGCATCACTTGGTTTATCCAAGTATCGGACGTTTGTTGGAATCATTTTGCCGCAAGCGATTCGAATTGCCATCCCGCCACTTTCAAATGTATTACTTGATCTTGTCAAAGCGTCATCGCTTGCTGCTATGATCACTGTCCCTGAAATTTTTCAAAAGGCTAAAATTGTCGGTGGACGTGAATTCGACTACATGACCGTTTACTTTGTCGTGGCTTTTATCTACTGGGGCATTTGTTCCTGTATCGCCGTCATCCAAGAGATACTGGAACGACGTTTCGCCCGGTATTTATGA
- a CDS encoding helix-turn-helix domain-containing protein, which produces MNSLTSSIGTKIKQIRIEKQITQSELCNGICSQAEISKIENGLNSPTVDLIQQIAIRLKVPIALLFEELQANEEMEYFDQTVSELLREEAYEQIKQYISKYDDKENIEIIILSEYFQIIVGLKQDLFDFRTAASLLSNLLIEWDVQSESIPLFIRIKTAIANLYAEHDLFHLTKSAYLDIEVLLENLNSSLYVTSLIKIYFNHAQILLYQDLFEESKVYIQKGIELCLSHQQTFLLGHLYFQLGNYQEAVGIDSFQKTYTVAYTLLHAFEFKSTKQKVVELKEEHLLFTFEST; this is translated from the coding sequence ATGAATTCACTAACTTCATCGATTGGTACAAAAATAAAACAGATACGTATCGAAAAACAGATAACACAAAGCGAACTGTGTAATGGCATTTGTAGCCAAGCTGAAATTAGTAAAATTGAGAATGGTTTAAATTCACCTACTGTAGATTTGATACAGCAAATTGCCATTCGACTAAAAGTTCCGATTGCACTTTTATTCGAAGAGCTTCAAGCGAACGAAGAAATGGAATACTTTGATCAGACTGTTTCAGAGTTACTTCGAGAAGAAGCGTATGAGCAAATCAAGCAATACATTTCTAAGTACGACGATAAGGAAAATATAGAAATCATCATACTAAGTGAATATTTTCAAATCATTGTCGGCTTAAAGCAAGATCTGTTTGATTTTAGAACTGCGGCTTCCTTATTAAGTAACCTTCTAATTGAATGGGATGTTCAAAGCGAATCAATTCCCCTATTTATTCGAATTAAGACAGCGATTGCCAATTTGTATGCAGAACATGATCTATTTCACTTAACGAAGAGTGCTTATTTAGATATTGAAGTTTTATTAGAGAACCTTAATAGTTCGTTATATGTTACTTCTTTAATCAAGATTTATTTTAATCATGCTCAAATTCTTTTGTATCAAGATCTGTTTGAAGAATCTAAAGTATATATTCAAAAAGGAATCGAATTATGTTTAAGCCATCAACAAACCTTTCTTTTAGGGCACTTGTATTTTCAATTAGGTAACTATCAAGAGGCGGTTGGAATAGATTCGTTTCAAAAAACCTATACAGTTGCCTACACCTTGCTGCACGCATTTGAGTTTAAATCGACCAAACAAAAGGTTGTTGAATTAAAAGAGGAACACTTATTATTCACTTTTGAGTCGACGTAA